In one window of Candidatus Deferrimicrobiaceae bacterium DNA:
- a CDS encoding cobalamin-dependent protein (Presence of a B(12) (cobalamin)-binding domain implies dependence on cobalamin itself, in one of its several forms, or in some unusual lineages, dependence on a cobalamin-like analog.): protein MMIEAYRDRYYDAVFDTDRALALAVVDEALAGGATPEQVVFEIVVPAIERMIKSFTEDFDATLAQHFLASQIAVEVTDAMLPRFARAPEIVGRVVIGTARGDFHGLGKKIVSGCLKAKMIQVVDLGLNVEPARFVDEAVAQGASVIGISSMMIHTARGADGPSGVRALLDARGLSGRIKLVVGGAPYRFDPDLYKTVGADGWAADGMAAARVVADFIAAVKTA, encoded by the coding sequence ATGATGATCGAAGCCTATCGCGACCGATATTACGACGCCGTATTCGACACCGACCGCGCCCTGGCGCTGGCGGTCGTCGACGAGGCGCTCGCGGGGGGCGCCACGCCCGAGCAGGTTGTGTTCGAAATCGTCGTGCCCGCCATCGAGCGGATGATCAAGTCGTTCACGGAAGACTTCGACGCCACGCTCGCCCAGCATTTCCTCGCCTCCCAGATCGCGGTCGAGGTGACCGACGCGATGTTGCCCCGGTTCGCCCGGGCGCCCGAGATCGTCGGGCGCGTCGTGATCGGCACGGCGCGGGGCGACTTCCACGGGCTCGGCAAGAAGATCGTCTCCGGATGCCTCAAGGCGAAGATGATCCAGGTCGTCGACCTCGGCCTCAACGTCGAGCCCGCGCGGTTCGTCGACGAGGCGGTCGCGCAGGGGGCCTCGGTCATCGGCATCTCCTCGATGATGATCCACACGGCGCGGGGGGCCGATGGGCCATCGGGGGTTCGTGCCCTGCTCGACGCGCGAGGACTTTCCGGCCGCATCAAACTGGTGGTCGGCGGGGCCCCCTATCGCTTCGATCCCGACCTCTACAAGACCGTGGGCGCCGACGGCTGGGCGGCGGACGGCATGGCGGCCGCCCGGGTGGTCGCGGATTTCATCGCGGCGGTCAAGACGGCATGA
- a CDS encoding uroporphyrinogen decarboxylase family protein, giving the protein MTGTERFSALAEGRLPDRVPVLCNLLDQGARELGMTQRQYYSRAGHVAEGQLRMREKYGYDVLWGYFYVGREAEVLGCRKMLWSENGAPNVGHLVIREPEDIERLEIPKDLSAIPAFREQLECIRLLKEAAGGRTPVLSAVTGSVTLPSILMGMDHWMRLLLTGPVSLREELLSKCSDFCTRQVRALREAGADFVAYTNPVASADFLTPRLFRELALPTICRDIEAVGPAGIVYFCGGGRILPTIAPIREATGLDAFYLNPFDDVAEAKRLLAGQGMCIGAINDIRLIDGSPEEIRADVRRIMAAGAPGGNFLFGTLLMPAMIPDDSIRVMIDAAHEFGEYGLVGV; this is encoded by the coding sequence ATGACCGGGACGGAGCGCTTCTCGGCGCTGGCGGAGGGCCGCCTGCCTGACCGGGTGCCGGTGCTGTGCAACCTGCTCGACCAGGGCGCCCGCGAGCTGGGCATGACGCAGCGGCAATACTATTCGCGCGCCGGGCACGTGGCCGAGGGGCAGCTCCGGATGCGCGAGAAATACGGCTACGACGTCCTGTGGGGCTATTTCTACGTCGGACGGGAAGCCGAGGTGCTGGGCTGCCGGAAGATGCTCTGGTCGGAGAACGGCGCCCCGAACGTCGGCCACCTGGTGATCCGGGAGCCGGAAGACATCGAGCGGCTGGAGATTCCGAAGGACCTCTCCGCCATCCCCGCGTTCCGGGAACAGCTCGAATGCATCCGGCTGCTCAAGGAGGCCGCGGGCGGGCGAACGCCCGTCCTGTCCGCCGTCACCGGCTCGGTGACGCTTCCGTCGATCCTGATGGGGATGGACCACTGGATGCGGCTCCTGCTGACGGGGCCGGTGTCGCTGCGCGAGGAGCTGCTGTCGAAATGCTCCGATTTCTGCACCCGACAGGTGCGGGCACTCCGGGAAGCGGGCGCCGATTTCGTCGCTTACACGAATCCGGTCGCCTCGGCCGATTTCCTGACGCCGCGCCTCTTCCGCGAGCTTGCGCTTCCGACGATTTGCCGCGACATCGAGGCCGTCGGCCCGGCCGGCATCGTCTATTTCTGCGGCGGCGGGCGCATCCTGCCGACGATCGCGCCGATCCGCGAGGCCACAGGCCTGGACGCCTTCTACCTCAACCCGTTCGACGACGTCGCCGAGGCAAAACGACTGCTCGCCGGGCAAGGAATGTGCATCGGCGCCATCAACGACATCCGGCTGATCGACGGCTCGCCCGAAGAGATCCGCGCCGACGTGCGACGGATCATGGCGGCGGGAGCGCCCGGCGGCAACTTCCTGTTCGGGACGCTTCTGATGCCCGCGATGATCCCCGACGACAGCATCCGGGTCATGATCGATGCGGCGCACGAATTCGGCGAGTACGGGCTTGTTGGTGTCTGA
- a CDS encoding DUF1638 domain-containing protein: protein MSDPGPPGERKLLLGCGILRKEIEFLVGKNRWPVETLFLDSALHVSFNRLSTALERSLARSAGRDVVVFYGACHPLMEPMLAAARTRRTVGQNCVDILLGNARFTEALASGAFFLLEDWVLRWESIMARTFGSDLSIRRDIFQSSHTHLLALKTPCSGDFSAEAEAIGASLSLPVRWAEVSLDPLERTLAQALFGEEPGDG, encoded by the coding sequence GTGTCTGACCCCGGGCCGCCGGGCGAACGGAAGCTGCTCCTCGGCTGCGGCATTCTCCGCAAGGAAATCGAGTTCCTGGTCGGGAAAAACCGCTGGCCCGTGGAAACCCTCTTCCTCGACTCCGCACTCCACGTCAGCTTCAACCGGCTGTCGACCGCGCTCGAGCGATCCCTCGCCCGGTCCGCCGGCCGCGACGTCGTCGTGTTCTACGGCGCCTGCCACCCGCTGATGGAGCCGATGCTCGCGGCGGCCCGGACCCGGCGAACCGTCGGACAGAACTGCGTCGATATCCTGCTCGGCAACGCCCGGTTCACCGAGGCGCTCGCCTCGGGCGCCTTCTTCCTGCTGGAAGACTGGGTCCTGCGCTGGGAGTCGATCATGGCCCGTACCTTCGGGAGCGACCTGTCGATCCGGCGCGACATCTTCCAGTCCTCCCACACCCACCTGCTGGCGCTGAAAACCCCCTGCTCGGGCGATTTCTCGGCCGAGGCCGAGGCGATCGGCGCCTCGCTGTCGCTGCCGGTCCGCTGGGCGGAAGTGTCGCTCGATCCCCTTGAGCGTACGCTCGCGCAAGCGCTGTTCGGAGAGGAGCCGGGCGATGGATGA
- a CDS encoding PAS domain S-box protein, with protein MDDLVTIPAAELAALRERVTRLSREKAHYALVNDIINRLGAVAGLDDVVDHILTTLMNTIGGANLLLYYRVEEELFLADVYGRRERITEIEDPLVREVFLTREASGDVPGVPRAGLLAGSDRSGAVWLFPLLAGNDLIGVFKMEGMLLEGSEMRSQLQVVFHYAAMTLRGEIQNYSRLRAAFEALRHSEERFRSVVDTAHDGILLIDGQGRVVFWNQAAEAIFGYTAAEAGGRDLTFIIPEASRDRHLERFARLRGEEEGAPPGKVTTVEGVRKDGSAIPLELSLASWRGGGEVFCTAVVRDIRERRAAEEALRFSEEQLRQAMKMEAVGRLAGGVAHDFNNLLTVINGYGEMVLRRLPPDSPIRREIEEIRLAGVRAAALTQQLLAFSRRQVMQPRPLDLDQVVRGMVEMLRRLIGEDILLTVDPSGAPCIVMADEGQVAQVVANLAVNARDAMPEGGKLAIRIGRVTPDAQFLRRHPDAAGLPHAVLSVSDTGCGMDSATRAHLFEPFFTTKSIGKGTGLGLSTVYGIVSQSGGHIEVESKPGEGSVFSIFLPVVADAIVSGAPTPGDDMPRGSETILFVEDEPAIRALVREVLGSLGYTVIVAENGVDALERFEGHPRAIDLLVTDVVMPRMNGRELASRLQERDPRLRLLFISGYTDHDSVRPGSFPPGSLFLQKPFAPDVLARKVREALADRPTFR; from the coding sequence ATGGATGACCTCGTGACGATCCCCGCCGCCGAGCTAGCGGCGCTTCGCGAGCGGGTTACCCGGCTTTCCCGCGAGAAGGCGCACTACGCCCTGGTCAACGACATCATCAACCGGCTCGGGGCGGTCGCCGGGCTCGACGATGTGGTCGACCACATCCTGACCACGCTGATGAACACGATCGGCGGCGCCAACCTGCTGCTTTACTACCGGGTCGAAGAGGAGCTGTTCCTTGCCGACGTCTACGGCCGCCGCGAACGGATCACCGAGATCGAGGATCCCCTCGTGCGCGAGGTGTTCCTGACGCGGGAGGCTTCCGGCGATGTCCCCGGCGTCCCGCGAGCGGGGCTTCTGGCCGGCAGCGACCGGTCGGGCGCGGTCTGGCTGTTTCCCCTCCTGGCCGGAAACGACCTGATCGGCGTCTTCAAGATGGAAGGCATGCTGCTCGAAGGTTCCGAGATGCGCAGCCAGCTCCAGGTCGTGTTCCATTACGCCGCCATGACGCTTCGGGGCGAGATCCAGAACTACAGCCGGCTCCGGGCGGCGTTCGAGGCTTTGCGCCATAGCGAAGAGCGGTTCCGCAGCGTCGTCGACACCGCGCACGACGGGATCCTTCTGATCGACGGCCAGGGAAGGGTCGTCTTCTGGAACCAGGCAGCCGAGGCGATCTTCGGGTACACCGCGGCCGAGGCCGGCGGGCGCGACCTGACGTTCATTATCCCCGAGGCGTCCCGCGACCGGCATCTGGAGCGCTTCGCGCGGCTCAGGGGCGAAGAGGAAGGGGCGCCCCCGGGGAAGGTGACAACGGTCGAGGGGGTGCGCAAGGACGGGAGCGCCATCCCGCTCGAGCTGTCTCTCGCGTCCTGGCGGGGGGGCGGGGAGGTCTTCTGCACGGCTGTCGTCCGGGACATCCGCGAGCGGCGCGCGGCGGAGGAGGCCCTTCGCTTCTCCGAGGAGCAGTTGCGGCAGGCGATGAAGATGGAAGCCGTGGGAAGGCTGGCCGGCGGCGTCGCCCACGATTTCAACAACCTGTTGACGGTCATCAATGGCTACGGGGAGATGGTCCTGCGCCGTTTGCCGCCGGATTCCCCCATTCGCCGGGAGATCGAGGAAATCCGTCTCGCCGGCGTCCGGGCCGCCGCGCTGACCCAGCAGCTGCTCGCGTTCAGCCGGAGGCAGGTGATGCAGCCCCGGCCGCTCGACCTGGACCAGGTCGTTCGGGGAATGGTCGAGATGCTGCGCCGCTTGATCGGGGAGGACATCCTGCTGACCGTCGATCCGTCCGGTGCTCCCTGCATCGTGATGGCCGACGAGGGACAGGTCGCGCAGGTCGTGGCGAATCTCGCCGTCAATGCGCGCGACGCGATGCCGGAAGGGGGGAAGCTGGCGATCCGGATCGGGAGGGTGACCCCTGACGCGCAATTCCTGCGCCGGCACCCGGACGCGGCCGGGCTTCCGCACGCGGTGCTCAGCGTTTCCGACACCGGGTGCGGCATGGATTCCGCCACGCGGGCGCACCTGTTCGAGCCGTTCTTCACGACCAAATCGATCGGAAAGGGGACGGGGCTGGGGTTGTCGACCGTCTACGGCATCGTCTCCCAGAGCGGCGGTCACATTGAGGTCGAGAGCAAGCCCGGGGAGGGAAGCGTGTTCTCGATCTTCCTGCCCGTCGTGGCCGACGCGATCGTCTCCGGTGCCCCGACTCCCGGCGACGACATGCCCCGCGGCAGCGAGACGATCCTGTTCGTCGAGGACGAGCCGGCGATCCGGGCGCTGGTCCGGGAGGTCCTCGGCTCGCTCGGCTACACCGTGATCGTGGCCGAGAACGGCGTCGACGCACTCGAGCGCTTCGAGGGCCATCCCCGCGCCATCGACCTGCTGGTCACCGACGTCGTGATGCCGCGCATGAACGGCCGGGAACTGGCGTCCCGCCTCCAGGAGCGCGACCCGCGGCTGCGTCTCCTCTTCATCTCGGGCTACACCGACCACGATTCGGTCCGCCCGGGCTCGTTCCCGCCCGGTTCCCTGTTCCTCCAGAAGCCGTTCGCACCCGACGTGCTGGCGCGGAAGGTCCGCGAGGCGCTGGCCGACCGTCCGACCTTCCGGTAA
- a CDS encoding ATP-binding protein codes for MNVLLDILTQFGGGGAEPVQGAVRYLLPGFFWGGLALVAFVHWRAVRERRDRLVGIAALVGLSRELFLFVAVYGSSRGWIPVLPLLRLTPPLEHAATLLSSALICYAFIRCLLRWPPMPRAPMALLLAGMGLIFAGVLYAWARQVQAIPASPFVAFPGHLVLHVAGTFLLAALLASALSEIFWGRRRVPVVLLIAMLFLLTDEGIPVAAAMAGDDHLALLVPIQYNLHLWAIPLFIAVYWQELRLRMEEAEKTRSGFFELSPGLLCVATMDGTIRFANPASLRILGISPAALAGRSLSEFCRPPGPDVFDLSMLQKTSDAVHVEAPHAFPGEKAERWLHWTFRAEPRGSRIFAMATDATAQKRAHDSLLRSEEMLRHSTKMEAIGRLAGGISHDFNNLLTAILGYCELIDSHCEDTGRIRKDAGEIRKAAERAAALTRQLLAFSRRQQMRPRAMDLNETLLSMGGLMQRLIGEDIALVARPGAGLAKVKADPGQVEQVIVNLVVNARDAMPQGGQIILSTRNGDAKDAVVLEVRDTGCGMDAETQARIFEPFFTTKEVGKGTGLGLSTVYGIVQQSGGSIRVSSAPGAGTTFTVSFPMAGDEIIEGAAPPPDEPVPIPTRERILLVEDEDAVRDMVRQSLQMHGYVVREASDGRSALAIYEIERGAFDMVLTDVVMPGMSGGELAAALRVIDPAVRVLFMSGYSDDALVSRGVSGSGMAFIEKPFTQEALAKKVREVLGTGAPAAAS; via the coding sequence GTGAACGTATTACTGGATATCCTGACGCAATTCGGCGGCGGAGGGGCGGAACCCGTCCAGGGCGCCGTCCGCTACCTGCTGCCCGGCTTTTTCTGGGGAGGCCTGGCGCTGGTGGCCTTCGTCCATTGGCGCGCCGTCCGGGAGCGGCGCGACCGCCTGGTCGGGATCGCGGCGCTGGTCGGGTTGTCCCGGGAATTGTTCCTGTTCGTCGCCGTCTACGGCAGCAGCAGGGGATGGATCCCGGTGCTTCCGCTCCTCCGGCTGACCCCGCCGTTGGAACACGCCGCGACGCTCCTGTCCAGCGCCCTGATCTGCTACGCCTTCATCCGCTGCCTCCTGAGATGGCCCCCGATGCCCCGCGCGCCGATGGCGCTGCTGCTGGCGGGGATGGGGCTGATCTTCGCCGGGGTGCTTTATGCCTGGGCGCGGCAGGTGCAGGCGATCCCGGCGTCGCCCTTCGTCGCGTTCCCGGGCCACCTGGTCCTGCATGTCGCGGGGACGTTCCTCCTGGCTGCGCTCCTGGCTTCCGCTCTGTCCGAGATCTTCTGGGGACGGCGCCGCGTCCCGGTCGTGCTGCTGATCGCGATGCTGTTCCTGCTGACGGACGAAGGAATCCCGGTGGCCGCCGCCATGGCAGGCGACGACCACCTTGCGCTGCTCGTTCCCATCCAGTACAACCTGCACCTTTGGGCAATCCCGCTGTTCATCGCCGTCTACTGGCAGGAGTTGCGACTGCGCATGGAGGAGGCCGAGAAAACGCGCTCCGGCTTCTTCGAGCTGAGCCCCGGCCTGTTGTGCGTCGCGACCATGGACGGCACCATCCGGTTCGCCAACCCGGCGTCGCTCCGAATCCTGGGGATCTCGCCCGCGGCGCTGGCGGGCCGCTCGCTGTCCGAGTTCTGCCGGCCGCCCGGCCCGGACGTCTTCGACCTGTCGATGCTCCAGAAGACGTCCGATGCCGTGCACGTCGAGGCGCCTCACGCGTTTCCCGGAGAAAAGGCCGAGCGTTGGCTCCACTGGACGTTCCGGGCGGAGCCGCGGGGGAGCCGCATCTTCGCCATGGCCACCGACGCCACGGCGCAGAAACGAGCGCACGATTCGCTGCTGCGCAGCGAGGAGATGCTGCGCCACTCCACCAAGATGGAGGCGATCGGCCGGCTGGCCGGCGGCATCTCGCACGATTTCAACAACCTCCTCACCGCGATCCTCGGCTACTGCGAGCTGATCGATTCCCACTGCGAAGACACCGGGCGCATCCGGAAGGACGCCGGAGAGATCCGGAAGGCGGCCGAGCGGGCGGCCGCGCTGACCCGGCAGCTGCTTGCCTTCAGCCGGCGGCAACAGATGCGGCCCCGCGCGATGGACCTCAACGAAACGCTTCTGTCGATGGGCGGCCTCATGCAGCGGCTGATCGGCGAAGATATCGCGCTCGTCGCGCGCCCCGGCGCGGGCCTTGCGAAAGTGAAGGCCGACCCCGGCCAGGTCGAACAGGTCATCGTCAACCTGGTCGTCAATGCCCGGGACGCCATGCCCCAGGGGGGACAAATCATCCTGTCGACGCGAAACGGGGATGCGAAGGATGCCGTCGTCCTCGAGGTCCGCGACACCGGATGCGGCATGGACGCGGAGACGCAGGCCCGAATCTTCGAGCCTTTCTTCACGACCAAGGAGGTCGGGAAAGGGACGGGGCTCGGATTGTCGACCGTCTACGGGATCGTCCAGCAAAGTGGGGGCAGCATCCGCGTGTCGAGCGCGCCCGGGGCCGGAACGACGTTCACCGTGTCGTTTCCGATGGCGGGGGACGAAATCATCGAAGGGGCCGCGCCGCCGCCGGACGAACCGGTTCCGATTCCGACGCGCGAGCGGATCCTGCTGGTCGAGGATGAGGATGCCGTGCGCGACATGGTGAGACAGAGCCTGCAAATGCATGGCTATGTCGTGCGCGAAGCGAGCGACGGCCGGTCCGCGCTCGCGATCTACGAAATTGAGCGCGGCGCCTTCGACATGGTGCTGACCGACGTGGTGATGCCGGGGATGAGCGGCGGGGAGCTGGCGGCGGCGCTGCGGGTGATCGATCCCGCGGTCCGGGTGCTGTTCATGTCGGGTTATTCCGACGACGCGCTGGTCAGCCGCGGGGTCTCGGGCTCCGGGATGGCGTTCATCGAGAAGCCGTTCACGCAGGAAGCGTTGGCGAAAAAGGTCCGGGAGGTCCTCGGGACGGGAGCGCCCGCAGCGGCCTCCTAG
- a CDS encoding class I SAM-dependent RNA methyltransferase, with protein MILTALKPAAGGSSLAMVDGMVHFVRGALPGETVEAEITESKKHHRFARATRIVDPSPHRVDAPCPIYGICGGCRLQHSDYPFQVEMKIEVLRDVLRRIGKIDCEGIAAITSEPYGYRARGTFRIDAQGPAFLREASHDLIHLTRCPLMTEGINRVLPALCALPGNLGVDEMRALSNGDETLLAFRDRRFDAETAARLDSAGVAGVRFADRTWGKPSLTFPIGALRYTVGPLSFLQANWRVNLALVDRLVAWCGEAEAEAKGGTNGPVRVLDLYAGAGNFALPVGAAGCNVVAVEGNEASFRDLQQNIVANGLAARCRAVRSPVERFRSSGRYDVVLLDPPRTGLTPAARLLVERTEATRIAFVSCDPATLARDLATLSDRYSIESVTLLDFFPQTHHIETLAFLARRRG; from the coding sequence GTGATCCTCACCGCCCTGAAACCGGCAGCCGGCGGCTCCTCGCTGGCGATGGTCGATGGCATGGTCCATTTCGTGCGCGGGGCACTGCCGGGCGAGACGGTCGAGGCCGAGATCACCGAGTCGAAGAAACACCACCGGTTCGCCCGGGCGACCCGGATCGTCGATCCGTCGCCGCACCGGGTGGATGCGCCGTGCCCCATCTACGGCATCTGCGGCGGATGCCGGCTTCAGCATTCGGACTATCCCTTCCAGGTCGAAATGAAGATCGAAGTGCTCCGCGACGTCCTGCGCCGGATCGGCAAGATCGATTGCGAAGGGATCGCGGCGATCACCTCCGAGCCGTACGGCTACCGCGCCCGCGGCACGTTCCGGATCGACGCGCAGGGCCCGGCCTTCCTGCGCGAGGCAAGCCACGACCTGATCCACCTCACGCGCTGCCCGCTGATGACAGAAGGGATCAACCGGGTGCTGCCCGCGCTTTGCGCTCTCCCCGGAAACCTCGGCGTCGACGAGATGCGCGCGCTCAGCAACGGCGACGAGACGCTGCTCGCCTTCCGCGATCGCCGCTTCGACGCAGAGACCGCGGCGCGCCTCGACTCGGCCGGCGTCGCCGGCGTCCGGTTCGCCGACCGGACGTGGGGGAAGCCGTCGCTGACTTTCCCGATCGGGGCGCTCCGCTACACGGTCGGCCCGCTGAGCTTTCTCCAAGCCAACTGGCGCGTCAACCTGGCGCTGGTCGACCGGCTCGTGGCCTGGTGCGGCGAGGCGGAGGCTGAGGCGAAGGGGGGAACCAATGGCCCCGTGCGGGTGCTGGATCTTTACGCGGGCGCCGGCAACTTCGCGCTCCCGGTCGGCGCTGCGGGATGCAACGTCGTCGCGGTCGAGGGAAACGAGGCGTCCTTCCGGGACCTGCAGCAGAACATCGTCGCCAACGGGCTGGCGGCACGCTGCCGGGCGGTCCGGAGCCCGGTCGAGCGGTTCCGGAGCAGCGGCAGGTACGACGTCGTACTGCTCGACCCGCCTCGCACGGGGCTGACGCCCGCCGCACGCCTTCTGGTCGAACGGACCGAGGCAACGCGCATCGCCTTCGTCTCCTGCGATCCGGCCACGCTCGCGCGCGACCTGGCAACGCTTTCGGATCGCTATTCGATCGAATCGGTCACGCTGCTCGACTTCTTCCCCCAGACCCACCACATCGAGACGCTGGCCTTCCTCGCACGCCGCCGGGGCTAG
- a CDS encoding cyclase family protein — MMIPTTVHDISVPLGTGSVAYPGDPPFELRRVASFETGPFTLSRLAMSAHAGTHLDFPAHVVARGADIAGYPAARFILSAVVVDVPPDAAYVTHEDVLRAGLEPGDAVLFRTRNSADGVCRSGAWTDRYVCLTPEAGRACLSAEASLAGIDGPSVDRFDDEGLPVHRILLANDILVLEGIDLSGISAGRYTLVCLPLPIPGCEASPVRAVLLG, encoded by the coding sequence ATGATGATCCCGACCACGGTCCACGACATCAGCGTCCCGCTGGGGACGGGCTCCGTTGCTTACCCCGGGGATCCGCCCTTCGAACTTCGCCGCGTGGCGTCGTTCGAGACGGGGCCTTTCACGCTTTCCCGCCTGGCGATGAGCGCGCATGCCGGCACGCACCTCGATTTCCCGGCGCACGTGGTCGCGCGGGGGGCGGACATCGCAGGCTACCCGGCGGCGCGCTTCATCCTTTCGGCGGTGGTCGTCGACGTTCCGCCCGACGCCGCGTATGTCACCCACGAAGACGTGCTCCGGGCAGGCCTTGAGCCCGGCGATGCCGTCCTGTTCCGCACCCGGAACTCGGCCGACGGCGTTTGCCGCAGCGGTGCGTGGACCGATCGGTACGTCTGCCTGACCCCGGAGGCGGGACGCGCCTGCCTTTCCGCGGAAGCGTCGCTGGCGGGCATCGACGGGCCGAGCGTCGACCGGTTCGACGACGAGGGGCTGCCCGTCCACCGGATCCTGCTCGCCAACGACATCCTGGTGCTCGAGGGGATCGACCTCTCGGGAATCTCCGCCGGCCGCTACACGCTCGTGTGCCTCCCCTTGCCGATCCCCGGCTGCGAGGCGTCGCCGGTGCGCGCCGTCCTGCTGGGATAA
- the dtd gene encoding D-aminoacyl-tRNA deacylase has translation MRAVVQRVTSASVASEGELLGRIGHGLLVLVGIGREDTPEQMRWMCDKIAKLRIFYDDAGKMSRSVLDVGGGILLVSQFTLYGDARKGNRPGFDAAAPPSLAEPLYDAMVRHLRETLPLPVETGRFGADMSVSLVNDGPVTLILER, from the coding sequence ATGCGCGCCGTCGTCCAGAGGGTCACCAGCGCATCGGTCGCCTCCGAAGGCGAGCTGCTGGGCCGGATCGGGCACGGCCTGCTCGTCCTGGTCGGCATCGGCAGGGAAGACACCCCGGAGCAGATGCGCTGGATGTGCGACAAGATCGCGAAGCTGCGCATCTTCTACGATGATGCCGGAAAGATGAGCCGGTCGGTCCTCGACGTGGGCGGCGGCATCCTGCTCGTGTCGCAGTTCACCCTCTACGGCGACGCGCGCAAGGGGAACCGGCCGGGTTTCGACGCGGCCGCGCCGCCGTCGCTTGCCGAGCCGCTCTACGACGCGATGGTGCGCCACCTCCGCGAAACGCTTCCGCTGCCCGTCGAGACGGGACGCTTCGGCGCCGACATGTCGGTCTCGCTCGTCAACGACGGGCCCGTCACGCTGATCCTCGAACGCTGA